From Oncorhynchus mykiss isolate Arlee chromosome 6, USDA_OmykA_1.1, whole genome shotgun sequence, the proteins below share one genomic window:
- the slc14a2 gene encoding urea transporter 2 isoform X2 has translation MPGPHRTKQEQQPLMANPDPEVSGGREQKAAQGENAEAGKSAVPTCQQKAKARLLLLLSYISGDMEVFAEWMKKQFFLLQLLDWVLRGAAQVMFVNNPLSGLVIFAGLILQNRWWALNGFVGTLFATISALILQQSRGAIAAGLYGYNGILVGLLMAVFSNAGDWYWWLILPNIVMSMTCPIVSSALASINSRWDLPVFTLPFNILVCLHMVATGHYNHHFPQVLIQPRTELANITWAEVNVAKLFTAVPVGIGQVYGCDNPWTGGIFMVALFISSPITCAHATIGSAVGMVSGLALAAPFEAIYFGLWGYNCVLACIAIGGMFYALTWQVHLLAITCAFFCAYLGSAIANVMSTFGLPACTWPFCLSALTFLLFTTETNTIFKLPLANVAYPERNLRFFWKLRKKEKLEREEKERDEEKWRVKEQELLGNDKEVLRMERMDGKEKGDGMEGKQINKMMIREEEMMEVALGEVSSMAENV, from the exons ATGCCTGGACCACATCGCACAAAG CAAGAGCAGCAGCCACTGATGGCCAACCCAGATCCAGAGGTGTCAGGGGGCAGGGAGCAGAAGGCGGCTCAGGGGGAAAACGCAGAGGCTGGGAAGTCTGCAGTCCCCACCTGCCAACAGAAGGCCAAGGCCcggctgctactgttactgtcctACATCTCAGGAGACATGGAGGTGTTTGCAGAGTGGATGAAAA AACAGTTCTTCCTACTCCAGCTGCTAGACTGGGTTCTCCGTGGTGCTGCCCAGGTCATGTTTGTCAACAATCCTCTGAGTGGCCTAGTGATCTTTGCTGGGCTGATCCTGCAGAACCGCTGGTGGGCTCTCAACGGCTTCGTGGGCACACTCTTCGCCACCATCTCTGCCCTCATACTGCAacagagcag GGGTGCGATTGCAGCGGGGCTGTATGGTTACAATGGGATCTTGGTGGGGCTGCTGATGGCCGTGTTCTCTAACGCTGGAGACTGGTACTGGTGGCTCATACTGCCCAACATCGTCATGTCTATGACCTG ccctATAGTGTCCAGTGCGTTGGCGTCCATTAACAGTCGTTGGGACCTGCCAGTGTTCACTCTTCCCTTCAACATCCTGGTATGTCTCCACATGGTGGCTACTGGCCACTACAACCACCACTTCCCCCAAGTCCTCATCCAGCCGCGCACAGAACTAGCCAACATCACCTGGGCTGAGGTCAACGTAGCTAAG ctgTTCACAGCAGTGCCAGTTGGTATAGGCCAGGTGTATGGGTGTGATAACCCCTGGACAGGAGGAATCTTCATGGTCGCTCTCTTCATTTCCTCTCCCATCACCTGTGCTCACGCTACCATTGGATCCGCAGTCGGCATGGTctcag GTCTGGCCCTGGCAGCTCCATTTGAGGCGATCTACTTTGGTCTGTGGGGGTATAACTGTGTTCTAGCCTGCATCGCTATTGGAGGGATGTTCTACGCTCTCACCTGGCAGGTACACCTGCTGGCAATCACCTGTG CTTTCTTCTGTGCATATCTGGGCTCAGCCATCGCTAATGTCATGTCCACA TTTGGCCTGCCAGCCTGCACCTGGCCCTTCTGTCTCTCCGCCCTCACCTTCCTTCTGTTTACCACGGAAACCAACACCATATTCAAGCTGCCGCTGGCTAACGTGGCCTACCCAGAGAGGAACCTGCGCTTCTTCTGGAAGCTCCGAAAGAAGGAgaagctggagagagaggagaaggaaagagatgAGGAAAAGTGGAGGGTAAAGGAGCAGGAGCTGCTAGGTAACGATAAAGAGGTGCTGAGGATGGAGAGAATGGATGGCAAAGAGAAGGGTGATGGGATGGAAGGCAAGCAGATTAATAAAATGATGATTCGGGAGGAAGAGATGATGGAGGTGGCCTTGGGTGAGGTGAGCAGCATGGCAGAAAATGTCTGA
- the slc14a2 gene encoding urea transporter 2 isoform X1 — protein MPGPHRTKDIPKNISSFYSALTQELASAFQSKQEQQPLMANPDPEVSGGREQKAAQGENAEAGKSAVPTCQQKAKARLLLLLSYISGDMEVFAEWMKKQFFLLQLLDWVLRGAAQVMFVNNPLSGLVIFAGLILQNRWWALNGFVGTLFATISALILQQSRGAIAAGLYGYNGILVGLLMAVFSNAGDWYWWLILPNIVMSMTCPIVSSALASINSRWDLPVFTLPFNILVCLHMVATGHYNHHFPQVLIQPRTELANITWAEVNVAKLFTAVPVGIGQVYGCDNPWTGGIFMVALFISSPITCAHATIGSAVGMVSGLALAAPFEAIYFGLWGYNCVLACIAIGGMFYALTWQVHLLAITCAFFCAYLGSAIANVMSTFGLPACTWPFCLSALTFLLFTTETNTIFKLPLANVAYPERNLRFFWKLRKKEKLEREEKERDEEKWRVKEQELLGNDKEVLRMERMDGKEKGDGMEGKQINKMMIREEEMMEVALGEVSSMAENV, from the exons ATGCCTGGACCACATCGCACAAAG GATATTCCCAAGAATATCTCCAGTTTCTATAGTGCCTTAACGCAAGAACTTGCATCCGCATTCCAGTCAAAG CAAGAGCAGCAGCCACTGATGGCCAACCCAGATCCAGAGGTGTCAGGGGGCAGGGAGCAGAAGGCGGCTCAGGGGGAAAACGCAGAGGCTGGGAAGTCTGCAGTCCCCACCTGCCAACAGAAGGCCAAGGCCcggctgctactgttactgtcctACATCTCAGGAGACATGGAGGTGTTTGCAGAGTGGATGAAAA AACAGTTCTTCCTACTCCAGCTGCTAGACTGGGTTCTCCGTGGTGCTGCCCAGGTCATGTTTGTCAACAATCCTCTGAGTGGCCTAGTGATCTTTGCTGGGCTGATCCTGCAGAACCGCTGGTGGGCTCTCAACGGCTTCGTGGGCACACTCTTCGCCACCATCTCTGCCCTCATACTGCAacagagcag GGGTGCGATTGCAGCGGGGCTGTATGGTTACAATGGGATCTTGGTGGGGCTGCTGATGGCCGTGTTCTCTAACGCTGGAGACTGGTACTGGTGGCTCATACTGCCCAACATCGTCATGTCTATGACCTG ccctATAGTGTCCAGTGCGTTGGCGTCCATTAACAGTCGTTGGGACCTGCCAGTGTTCACTCTTCCCTTCAACATCCTGGTATGTCTCCACATGGTGGCTACTGGCCACTACAACCACCACTTCCCCCAAGTCCTCATCCAGCCGCGCACAGAACTAGCCAACATCACCTGGGCTGAGGTCAACGTAGCTAAG ctgTTCACAGCAGTGCCAGTTGGTATAGGCCAGGTGTATGGGTGTGATAACCCCTGGACAGGAGGAATCTTCATGGTCGCTCTCTTCATTTCCTCTCCCATCACCTGTGCTCACGCTACCATTGGATCCGCAGTCGGCATGGTctcag GTCTGGCCCTGGCAGCTCCATTTGAGGCGATCTACTTTGGTCTGTGGGGGTATAACTGTGTTCTAGCCTGCATCGCTATTGGAGGGATGTTCTACGCTCTCACCTGGCAGGTACACCTGCTGGCAATCACCTGTG CTTTCTTCTGTGCATATCTGGGCTCAGCCATCGCTAATGTCATGTCCACA TTTGGCCTGCCAGCCTGCACCTGGCCCTTCTGTCTCTCCGCCCTCACCTTCCTTCTGTTTACCACGGAAACCAACACCATATTCAAGCTGCCGCTGGCTAACGTGGCCTACCCAGAGAGGAACCTGCGCTTCTTCTGGAAGCTCCGAAAGAAGGAgaagctggagagagaggagaaggaaagagatgAGGAAAAGTGGAGGGTAAAGGAGCAGGAGCTGCTAGGTAACGATAAAGAGGTGCTGAGGATGGAGAGAATGGATGGCAAAGAGAAGGGTGATGGGATGGAAGGCAAGCAGATTAATAAAATGATGATTCGGGAGGAAGAGATGATGGAGGTGGCCTTGGGTGAGGTGAGCAGCATGGCAGAAAATGTCTGA